The DNA region TATCTAAATCGAAAAACATTATTGGAGAGTAAAAAATGAAAGGAATAGTACTTGCAGGTGGATCAGGCACAAGACTTTACCCCATTACCAAAGCTGTGTCAAAGCAGCTGCTTCCTGTCTATGATAAACCTATGATTTATTACCCATTATCAGTTTTAATGCTAGCTGGAATAAAGGAAATACTCATCATTTCAACACCGCACGATCTTCCAAGATACAAAGAATTACTTGGAGACGGCAGTGATCTTGGTATATCATTTTCCTACTTAGTACAAGAAGAACCACGAGGACTTGCAGATGCATTCATTGTAGGAGAAGAATTTATTGGTGATGATAGCGTTGCTCTGGTACTGGGAGATAATATATTCCATGGACACAGGTTCAGTGAGATATTACAAAGGGCAGCATCATTAAAAGATGGTGCCATTATCTTTGGATACTATGTTAGAAATCCAAGACCATTTGGAGTGGTTGAATTTGATGATGAGGGTAATGTAATTTCTGTAGAGGAGAAACCAGATGA from Methanobacterium spitsbergense includes:
- the rfbA gene encoding glucose-1-phosphate thymidylyltransferase RfbA gives rise to the protein MKGIVLAGGSGTRLYPITKAVSKQLLPVYDKPMIYYPLSVLMLAGIKEILIISTPHDLPRYKELLGDGSDLGISFSYLVQEEPRGLADAFIVGEEFIGDDSVALVLGDNIFHGHRFSEILQRAASLKDGAIIFGYYVRNPRPFGVVEFDDEGNVISVEEKPDDPKSNYVVPGLYFYDNDVIEIAKKVKPSDRGEIEITSVNDAYLKEKKLKVELLGRGMAWLDTGTHIGLLEASNYVEAIQKRQGFYIACLEEIAFNNGWIDEYRVLKSSETLEKTEYGKYLFEIVNHNELKK